A window from Drosophila kikkawai strain 14028-0561.14 chromosome 2L, DkikHiC1v2, whole genome shotgun sequence encodes these proteins:
- the LOC108076015 gene encoding probable pseudouridine-5'-phosphatase isoform X1, with translation MDNQLKKVTHCIFDMDGLLLDTERLYSEAMQMILDKYGKTFTFEVKEQIMGLQTKAAAEFMVQHYDLPIPWEEWAKQQQANTEKLMLHSQLMPGAERLLRHLHATKTPFALATSSGLHMMELKTTDHRELFGLFNHKVCGSSDKEVANGKPAPDIFLVAAARFKVPPAAADCLVFEDSPNGVTAGISAGMQVVMVPDPRMPQEKCSHATQVLSTLEDFKPEQFGLPPFKE, from the exons ATGGACAATCAACTGAAAAAAGTGACGCACTGCATCTTTGACATGGATGGCCTGCTTCTTG ACACGGAGCGCCTCTACTCGGAGGCCATGCAAATGATCCTTGATAAGTATGGCAAAACATTCACGTTTGAAGTCAAGGAACAGATCATGGGCCTGCAGACCAAAGCAGCGGCTGAGTTTATGGTCCAGCACTATGACCTGCCCATTCCCTGGGAGGAGTGggccaagcagcagcaggctaATACCGAAAAACTTATGCTGCACTCCCAATTGATGCCAG GTGCTGAGCGCCTACTCCGTCACCTCCATGCCACCAAAACGCCATTTGCTTTGGCCACCAGCTCCGGCCTCCACATGATGGAACTGAAGACCACCGATCACCGGGAGCTGTTCGGTCTATTTAATCATAAGGTGTGCGGCTCCAGCGATAAGGAGGTAGCCAATGGCAAGCCTGCCCCTGATATCTTTCTGGTGGCTGCTGCCAGGTTTAAAGTGCCTCCTGCTGCCGCAGACTGTCTGGTTTTTGAGGACTCGCCCAACGGTGTAACCGCTGGCATTAGTGCGGGCATGCAGGTGGTCATGGTTCCCGATCCACGGATGCCTCAAGAAAAGTGTTCCCACGCCACACAGGTGTTGAGCACCCTCGAAGACTTCAAGCCGGAGCAATTCGGACTGCCTCCTTTCAAGGAATAA
- the LOC108076015 gene encoding probable pseudouridine-5'-phosphatase isoform X2 — protein MPPLGKDHTINYIPLLEGAERLLRHLHATKTPFALATSSGLHMMELKTTDHRELFGLFNHKVCGSSDKEVANGKPAPDIFLVAAARFKVPPAAADCLVFEDSPNGVTAGISAGMQVVMVPDPRMPQEKCSHATQVLSTLEDFKPEQFGLPPFKE, from the exons ATGCCTCCTTTGGGCAAGGATCACACCATCAACTACATTCCGCTGCTGGAAG GTGCTGAGCGCCTACTCCGTCACCTCCATGCCACCAAAACGCCATTTGCTTTGGCCACCAGCTCCGGCCTCCACATGATGGAACTGAAGACCACCGATCACCGGGAGCTGTTCGGTCTATTTAATCATAAGGTGTGCGGCTCCAGCGATAAGGAGGTAGCCAATGGCAAGCCTGCCCCTGATATCTTTCTGGTGGCTGCTGCCAGGTTTAAAGTGCCTCCTGCTGCCGCAGACTGTCTGGTTTTTGAGGACTCGCCCAACGGTGTAACCGCTGGCATTAGTGCGGGCATGCAGGTGGTCATGGTTCCCGATCCACGGATGCCTCAAGAAAAGTGTTCCCACGCCACACAGGTGTTGAGCACCCTCGAAGACTTCAAGCCGGAGCAATTCGGACTGCCTCCTTTCAAGGAATAA